In Aegilops tauschii subsp. strangulata cultivar AL8/78 chromosome 3, Aet v6.0, whole genome shotgun sequence, one genomic interval encodes:
- the LOC109757646 gene encoding putative pectinesterase 11, whose protein sequence is MARTRSACLEVEMNHREMLHRVNSAARVAILLPLLCFCSATSSYSFPDDAACASGMAMAGPGNLLTVDQSGKGDYRKIHEAIAAAPANSSARTVILIKPGVYREKIVVPVDKPNITLFGTSANTTVITWNEQWVSSDTSPTVSVLASDFVASRLTFRNTLGTSAPAIAVRVMGDRAAFYGCSFSSFQDTLLDDNGRHYYCGCYIEGGTDFICGNGRALFEKCHLHSTSPNGGAFTAQKRASESNHTGYSFVGCKLTGVGVSTSILGRPWEPYSRVVFALTYMSAAVSPRGWDDWNRTANQRTAFYGQYQCYGQGAKTDGRVKWARNLSPTEAAPFMTKAWIDGQQWLPKQPPS, encoded by the exons ATGGCACGAACGCGATCAGCCTGCCTTGAGGTTGAAATGAATCATCGGGAGATGTTACATCGCGTCAACTCGGCGGCCAGGGTCGCCATACTGCTGCCTCTGCTCTGCTTTTGCTCTGCCACCTCTTCCTACTCTTTCCCCGACGACGCGGCCTGTGCCAGTGGCATGGCGATGGCGGGTCCGGGTAATCTCCTCACGGTCGACCAATCCGGCAAAGGCGATTACAGGAAGATCCACGAGGCgatcgccgccgcccccgcgaaCAGCTCCGCCCGCACTGTCATCCTGATCAAGCCCGGAGTCTACAG GGAGAAGATCGTCGTCCCCGTGGACAAGCCcaacataacacttttcggcacGAGCGCCAACACGACCGTCATCACCTGGAACGAGCAGTGGGTGTCGAGCGACACTTCCCCTACCGTGTCCGTTCTGGCCTCCGACTTCGTTGCCAGCCGCTTAACGTTCCGG AACACGTTGGGGACCAGCGCTCCGGCCATCGCGGTGAGAGTCATGGGAGACAGGGCGGCGTTCTACGGCTGCAGCTTCTCGTCGTTCCAAGACACGCTCCTCGACGACAACGGGCGCCATTACTACTGCGGGTGCTACATCGAAGGTGGCACCGATTTCATCTGCGGGAACGGCCGGGCTCTCTTTGAA AAATGTCACCTGCACTCCACCTCGCCCAACGGCGGCGCCTTCACGGCGCAGAAGCGGGCGTCCGAGTCGAACCACACGGGATACAGCTTCGTCGGGTGCAAGCTGACCGGCGTCGGGGTCAGCACCTCCATCCTGGGGCGTCCATGGGAGCCCTACTCCCGCGTCGTGTTCGCTCTCACCTACATGTCCGCAGCGGTGAGCCCTCGAGGATGGGATGACTGGAACCGCACCGCCAACCAGAG GACGGCGTTCTACGGGCAGTACCAATGCTACGGCCAAGGGGCGAAAACTGATGGCAGGGTTAAGTGGGCTCGCAACCTCTCACCAACCGAAGCAGCCCCCTTCATGACGAAGGCCTGGATCGATGGACAGCAGTGGCTTCCGAAGCAGCCCCCTTCATGA